The uncultured Hyphomonas sp. genome includes a window with the following:
- a CDS encoding DUF2164 domain-containing protein: protein MKPLTLSDDRREALAGHLQRLFASEFDEDLSGFRAEAIIDLMLKQLGPAVYNQAVEDVRAHL from the coding sequence ATGAAACCGTTGACCCTCTCGGACGACCGGCGCGAGGCGCTGGCCGGCCATCTGCAGCGCCTGTTTGCCTCCGAATTCGATGAGGACCTCAGCGGTTTCCGCGCCGAGGCCATTATTGACCTGATGCTGAAACAGCTGGGCCCGGCGGTCTATAACCAGGCCGTCGAAGACGTGCGGGCGCATCTGC